The proteins below come from a single Geobacillus thermoleovorans genomic window:
- the radC gene encoding RadC family protein has translation MAWMIRDVPKDSRPRERLLSSGPESLSDHELIAILLRTGTKEESVVQLAQRLLRHFEGLRPLKDATVEEMTNIKGIGPTKAVQILAALELGRRIHQSGCADRYVIRCPEDGAKYVMEDMRFLSQEHFVAIYLNTKNQVIYRKTVFIGSLNASIVHPREVFKEAIKRSAASVICVHNHPSGDPTPSREDIDVTKRLAECGRIIGIELLDHLIIGDQKFVSLKEKGYV, from the coding sequence ATGGCGTGGATGATCCGCGATGTTCCGAAAGACAGCCGGCCGCGTGAACGGCTGCTGTCATCAGGGCCGGAAAGTTTATCCGACCATGAACTGATCGCCATTTTGTTGCGCACGGGCACGAAGGAGGAGTCGGTCGTGCAGCTCGCCCAGCGTCTCCTTCGCCATTTTGAGGGGCTGAGACCGCTCAAAGACGCAACGGTCGAAGAAATGACAAACATCAAAGGGATCGGGCCGACGAAAGCCGTGCAAATTTTGGCGGCGTTGGAGCTCGGCCGACGCATCCACCAGTCCGGCTGCGCCGACCGCTATGTGATTCGCTGCCCGGAAGACGGAGCGAAATACGTCATGGAAGATATGCGCTTTTTATCGCAAGAACATTTTGTCGCCATTTATTTAAATACGAAAAATCAAGTCATCTACCGCAAAACGGTGTTCATCGGCAGTTTAAACGCCTCGATTGTCCATCCGCGCGAAGTGTTTAAAGAGGCGATCAAACGTTCCGCCGCCTCCGTCATTTGTGTGCATAACCACCCTTCTGGCGATCCGACTCCAAGCCGCGAAGACATCGATGTGACGAAACGGCTCGCGGAATGCGGCCGCATCATCGGCATCGAGCTCTTGGATCACCTCATCATCGGCGATCAAAAATTCGTCAGTTTGAAAGAAAAAGGCTACGTCTAG
- a CDS encoding Maf family protein has translation MPPRFVLASRSPRRRQILELAGWPFDVQESHADETIPPGTPPDEAVQLLARRKVEAVMSSFPDAYVLGADTIVVCDGRLLGKPRTEEEAFAMLRQLSGRTHDVWTGVAIALPQGSITSFAEKTAVTFWELDDEEIAAYIATGEPMDKAGAYGIQGRAALFVKRIEGDYLTVVGLPLSRTVRELRRLGWPPA, from the coding sequence ATGCCTCCACGGTTCGTGCTTGCATCCCGCTCCCCTCGACGAAGGCAGATCCTCGAGCTGGCCGGCTGGCCGTTTGATGTGCAGGAAAGCCATGCCGATGAGACGATTCCCCCCGGAACGCCCCCTGATGAAGCGGTTCAACTTCTTGCCCGCCGGAAAGTGGAGGCGGTGATGTCCTCTTTTCCCGACGCGTATGTTCTTGGCGCTGATACGATCGTTGTGTGCGATGGCCGCTTGTTAGGGAAGCCGCGCACGGAAGAAGAAGCATTCGCCATGCTGCGTCAGTTGTCCGGGCGGACGCATGACGTATGGACCGGTGTCGCCATCGCACTCCCTCAAGGGTCCATCACCTCGTTTGCGGAAAAAACAGCGGTGACGTTTTGGGAGCTCGATGACGAGGAAATCGCCGCCTATATTGCGACCGGGGAGCCGATGGACAAGGCGGGGGCGTATGGCATCCAAGGCCGCGCTGCCCTGTTTGTCAAACGGATCGAAGGCGACTATTTGACGGTCGTCGGCCTGCCGCTGTCGCGGACGGTGAGGGAATTGCGCCGGCTCGGGTGGCCGCCGGCATAG
- a CDS encoding type II secretion system protein — protein sequence MLIRMKRGMTLIELLAVLVIIGIVAMIVGLAMWTVIDRARERAFVSDAYGLYEAARLYVGAEKVEFLPARSSAILSYGELVGNGLLDPIEDPFTGNVLPPETNPSYVLATKREDGGIDYAVCLKGETKQLCTYEGREQPIPVEALGTEAIRNR from the coding sequence ATGCTCATTCGCATGAAGCGGGGGATGACCCTCATTGAGCTTTTGGCTGTGTTGGTGATCATCGGCATTGTGGCGATGATCGTCGGTCTTGCCATGTGGACGGTGATTGATCGGGCGCGCGAGCGGGCGTTTGTTTCGGATGCTTATGGCTTGTATGAAGCGGCGCGGCTGTATGTCGGCGCCGAGAAAGTGGAATTTTTGCCAGCCCGTTCTTCTGCCATATTGTCGTATGGAGAATTGGTGGGCAACGGTTTGCTGGATCCAATCGAAGATCCGTTTACCGGAAATGTATTGCCGCCGGAAACAAATCCATCGTACGTGCTTGCCACGAAGCGGGAAGACGGCGGGATCGATTACGCCGTTTGCTTGAAAGGCGAGACAAAGCAGCTTTGCACCTATGAGGGGCGCGAGCAGCCGATTCCTGTCGAAGCGCTGGGGACCGAGGCGATTCGCAACCGTTGA
- a CDS encoding fimbrial protein, with product MIVDINLLPRKEPRRAAGAVLAAFAVLLLLLGAGGGYWLMERANQRLAVLEGELRQVRAEQAAMEAKGKTTEQQQAEQELAKAVEWANRYPLKTVPLLRALAKQLPERGFIMNFSYAGQKTVTMTVQFDAAEEAAYYLDRLEEVHLVKAVKLTGISASGESGGAEGETIVPRYIAQYELELQPTGKEGDNE from the coding sequence ATGATCGTTGACATCAACTTGCTGCCGCGCAAAGAGCCGCGCCGTGCGGCGGGCGCCGTGCTGGCGGCCTTCGCCGTTTTGCTTCTGCTGCTTGGCGCTGGGGGAGGCTACTGGCTGATGGAGCGTGCGAATCAACGGCTCGCGGTGCTTGAAGGGGAGCTTCGGCAAGTGCGCGCTGAGCAGGCGGCGATGGAGGCGAAGGGAAAAACGACGGAGCAGCAGCAAGCTGAGCAAGAGCTTGCTAAAGCGGTCGAATGGGCGAACCGTTATCCGCTCAAAACGGTGCCGCTGTTGCGTGCGTTGGCCAAACAACTGCCGGAGCGCGGCTTTATCATGAACTTTTCGTATGCTGGTCAAAAGACGGTGACGATGACAGTGCAGTTTGATGCGGCGGAAGAAGCGGCCTATTATTTAGATCGGCTTGAGGAAGTTCATTTGGTCAAAGCCGTCAAATTGACCGGCATCTCGGCCAGCGGCGAAAGCGGCGGGGCAGAGGGGGAAACGATCGTGCCGCGGTATATCGCGCAATATGAGCTGGAACTTCAGCCGACAGGAAAAGAGGGGGACAACGAATGA
- the pilM gene encoding type IV pilus biogenesis protein PilM translates to MKMALWRRKAKQANIIIKDHVLRYVEAKPGQPPEARRWGERALPPGIIRDGKIADRETLAMILDECVDEWKLDGRRVRFVVPDPFVMIRHLPLPAHLSDEDIRGYLFMELGESIPLPFADPVFDYVVAERTNEVLNVLLFAAPEEAVAEYAALLEDAGLRPVAADVSPLCAYRPFFVAGQAAADDHILLVQFDESAVNLSVFHRHLPQFMRHVPLEAPGERTMPIVDPFAEVYKEIERMMSFYSFSIQQGKQQITRLFLTGDHPRLDDVFAVMSERLDVPPERLSRSIDPLPDRYHLAWGLALKEGMADHDR, encoded by the coding sequence ATGAAGATGGCGTTATGGCGGCGAAAGGCGAAACAGGCGAATATCATCATCAAAGATCATGTCCTCCGCTATGTGGAAGCAAAGCCGGGACAGCCGCCCGAGGCGAGGCGATGGGGCGAGCGAGCCTTGCCGCCCGGCATCATTCGCGATGGAAAAATCGCCGATCGGGAAACGTTGGCGATGATTTTGGACGAATGTGTTGACGAATGGAAACTTGACGGGCGGCGTGTCCGCTTTGTCGTTCCCGATCCGTTTGTGATGATCCGCCATTTGCCGCTTCCCGCTCATTTGTCGGACGAGGACATACGCGGCTATTTGTTTATGGAGCTTGGTGAATCGATTCCGCTTCCGTTCGCCGATCCGGTGTTTGACTACGTCGTGGCCGAGAGAACAAACGAGGTGCTGAACGTGCTGTTGTTTGCCGCGCCGGAAGAGGCGGTGGCCGAATATGCGGCGCTCTTGGAAGACGCAGGCCTGCGCCCGGTGGCGGCCGATGTGTCCCCGCTTTGCGCCTATCGCCCGTTTTTTGTTGCCGGACAAGCCGCGGCGGACGACCACATTTTGCTTGTCCAGTTTGACGAATCGGCTGTCAATTTGAGCGTCTTCCACCGCCATTTGCCGCAGTTTATGCGCCATGTGCCGCTTGAGGCGCCCGGGGAGCGAACGATGCCGATCGTTGACCCGTTTGCGGAGGTGTATAAGGAAATCGAGCGGATGATGAGCTTTTATTCGTTTTCCATCCAGCAAGGAAAACAGCAAATTACGCGCCTCTTCCTCACCGGCGACCATCCGCGGCTTGACGATGTGTTTGCCGTTATGTCAGAGCGGCTTGATGTGCCGCCGGAGCGGCTTTCTCGCTCGATTGATCCGTTGCCGGATCGTTATCATCTCGCCTGGGGATTGGCGTTGAAAGAAGGAATGGCTGACCATGATCGTTGA
- a CDS encoding prepilin peptidase, with protein MNQIALTLVFLYSLLLASFFNVVGLRVPVGESIIRPRSHCPACGRTLSAGELIPVVSYVVQRGRCKGCGGRISPLYPAMELATAALFTAAPMWVGWGGRLVVAWTLISLFAIIVVSDLRYMLIPDRVLLVFAGLFLVERLVIPFLPWADMLLGAAVGFSLLWLIAVLSKGGMGGGDVKLFAVLGFVLGWKMVLLAFFLATLYGTVIGLVGMALGRVRRGKPMPFAPAIALGALTAFFFGEAIVRAYISLIM; from the coding sequence ATGAATCAAATTGCCCTAACTTTGGTTTTCCTCTACTCCCTCCTCCTCGCCTCGTTCTTTAACGTTGTCGGGCTGCGGGTGCCGGTCGGGGAGTCAATCATCAGGCCGCGGTCGCATTGTCCGGCGTGCGGACGGACGCTATCGGCGGGGGAGCTCATTCCGGTTGTGTCGTATGTCGTGCAGCGCGGGCGGTGCAAAGGGTGCGGGGGGCGCATCTCCCCCCTTTACCCGGCGATGGAATTGGCCACCGCTGCCTTGTTTACGGCCGCGCCGATGTGGGTCGGCTGGGGCGGGCGGCTCGTTGTGGCGTGGACGCTGATCAGCTTGTTTGCCATCATTGTCGTCTCCGACCTTCGCTACATGCTCATCCCCGACCGGGTGCTTTTGGTGTTTGCCGGTTTGTTTTTGGTTGAACGGCTTGTGATCCCGTTTTTGCCGTGGGCCGATATGCTTCTTGGCGCGGCGGTCGGATTTTCGCTTTTATGGCTGATCGCCGTTTTGTCCAAAGGCGGGATGGGGGGCGGCGATGTGAAGCTGTTTGCCGTGCTTGGGTTTGTGCTCGGTTGGAAAATGGTGTTGCTCGCGTTTTTCTTGGCGACGTTGTACGGAACGGTGATCGGGCTTGTCGGCATGGCGTTGGGCCGCGTGCGGCGCGGCAAGCCGATGCCGTTTGCGCCGGCGATCGCACTCGGGGCGTTGACCGCGTTTTTCTTCGGAGAAGCGATCGTGCGCGCGTATATTTCACTCATTATGTAA
- a CDS encoding prepilin-type N-terminal cleavage/methylation domain-containing protein, whose translation MFKRVLKNERGLTLIELLAVIVILGIIAAIAIPAIGGLIDNSKKDAHVSNAQQMINAAKIAVTADKDLIPANGKYTLVTLKYLEDEGYLETVKDPDGGTNSYKKGPTGTGAQQMQTGLSDDPKADYSYVLIKNDNNKLSYFVKLINNERGVHNSGAAVQEQDLKRSAVGAVR comes from the coding sequence ATGTTCAAACGGGTGTTGAAAAACGAGCGCGGCTTGACGCTCATCGAACTGCTCGCCGTCATCGTCATTTTAGGGATTATCGCGGCGATTGCCATTCCGGCGATCGGGGGGTTGATTGACAATTCGAAAAAAGACGCGCACGTTTCGAATGCGCAGCAAATGATCAACGCAGCGAAAATCGCCGTGACGGCGGATAAGGATTTGATACCGGCGAATGGGAAGTATACACTTGTTACGCTTAAATACTTAGAAGATGAGGGATATTTAGAAACAGTAAAAGACCCGGATGGAGGCACCAATTCGTATAAAAAAGGTCCTACAGGTACAGGTGCACAGCAAATGCAGACAGGCTTGAGTGATGATCCTAAGGCTGATTATTCTTACGTACTTATCAAAAATGATAATAATAAACTAAGTTACTTTGTCAAATTAATTAACAATGAACGGGGGGTACATAATAGTGGGGCAGCTGTCCAAGAACAAGATCTTAAACGCAGTGCAGTTGGGGCTGTCAGGTGA
- a CDS encoding type II secretion system F family protein, producing MAQFKYEGRDRNGRKKAGVINAVSRREAAAKLREKGIRPLALAEVPPSIWNKEISFGRAVKLQHFVIFLRQFATLVRAGVTIVDSIRILAEQTESKPLAKTLLDIEQSLRSGNPLSAAAANHPRIFPPLFVNMVRAGEASGTLDETLDRLADHFEKMHRTRQKIASALAYPIAVAIIATAVVIFLLVAVVPTFVEMFAEFHAELPAITKFVLKASSVMQRYWWAVVLLFAGVYASFVVLRRQKTTKYYLDYAALRMPMFGTLVQKAALARLTRTLSSLVASSVPILEALSIAGRVVENEVIASVLAEARTSLERGQSLSEPLRRHWAFPPLVAQMITIGEQTGALDAMLGKVADFYEAEVDAATDRLKSLIEPLMIVLLAGVVGTIVTSIIVPMYDIFNHIQQ from the coding sequence ATGGCGCAGTTTAAGTACGAGGGGCGCGACCGAAACGGACGGAAAAAAGCTGGAGTGATCAATGCCGTTTCGCGGCGCGAGGCGGCGGCAAAGCTTCGGGAAAAAGGAATTCGCCCGCTGGCGCTTGCCGAAGTGCCGCCGTCCATATGGAACAAAGAAATTTCGTTTGGCCGCGCCGTCAAACTGCAGCACTTTGTCATCTTTTTGCGCCAGTTCGCAACGCTTGTGCGCGCCGGGGTGACGATCGTCGATTCGATCCGCATTTTGGCGGAGCAAACGGAAAGCAAGCCGCTCGCTAAGACGCTTCTTGACATCGAACAGTCATTGCGCAGCGGGAACCCGCTCTCAGCGGCAGCGGCGAATCATCCGCGCATCTTTCCGCCGCTGTTTGTCAACATGGTGCGCGCCGGTGAAGCGAGCGGGACGCTTGACGAGACGCTTGACCGCTTGGCCGATCATTTTGAAAAAATGCATCGGACGCGGCAAAAAATCGCCTCGGCGCTCGCCTATCCGATTGCTGTTGCCATCATTGCCACCGCGGTCGTTATTTTTTTGCTTGTCGCCGTTGTGCCAACGTTCGTCGAGATGTTCGCCGAGTTTCACGCCGAACTGCCGGCGATTACGAAGTTTGTGCTCAAGGCAAGCAGTGTGATGCAGCGGTATTGGTGGGCCGTCGTCCTGCTTTTTGCCGGCGTGTACGCATCGTTTGTGGTTCTTCGGCGGCAAAAGACAACGAAGTACTATTTGGATTATGCCGCCCTGCGGATGCCGATGTTCGGCACGCTCGTGCAAAAAGCGGCGCTCGCCCGCCTGACACGGACGCTCAGCTCGCTTGTTGCAAGCTCGGTGCCGATTTTAGAGGCGCTTTCCATCGCTGGGCGCGTCGTTGAAAATGAAGTGATCGCATCTGTGCTGGCTGAAGCGCGGACCTCCCTCGAGCGCGGGCAATCGCTCTCGGAGCCGCTCCGCCGCCATTGGGCGTTTCCGCCGCTTGTTGCGCAAATGATCACGATCGGCGAACAGACCGGTGCGCTTGACGCCATGCTCGGCAAAGTTGCTGATTTTTACGAAGCGGAAGTCGATGCGGCCACCGACCGGTTGAAATCGCTCATCGAACCGCTCATGATCGTGCTTCTCGCCGGCGTCGTCGGGACGATCGTCACTTCGATCATCGTGCCGATGTATGATATTTTCAACCATATTCAACAATAA
- a CDS encoding type IV pilus twitching motility protein PilT, giving the protein MKEKLEALLRAAFECRASDVHLTVGAPPIFRVNGELRAYGHERLHPEETEQMARSIIPAPLWQQFQETGELDFSYGIAGVSRFRLNVFKQRSCVSLAVRLIPVRIPTLEELGLPDVLKRIAEKPHGLVLVTGPTGSGKSTTLAAMIDYMNKTMSKHIITLEDPIEYLHKHGKSIIDQREVGFDTGSFAAGLRAALRQDPDVILVGEMRDLETIQTAITAAETGHLVLGTLHTASAPAAIERMIDVFPPAQQAQIRLQLASVLVAIIAQRLFPNRHKTGRTAALEILVNNAAVANLIRNEKEHQIINIMQTSRSIGMQTMEMSVKELAADGRIDPLAAEVYLAGERGDDGAV; this is encoded by the coding sequence ATGAAGGAAAAGCTTGAGGCGTTATTGCGCGCGGCCTTTGAATGCCGCGCTTCCGACGTGCATTTAACCGTCGGCGCGCCGCCGATTTTTCGCGTGAACGGGGAGTTGAGAGCTTACGGCCATGAGCGCCTGCACCCGGAGGAAACAGAGCAAATGGCGCGATCCATCATTCCGGCGCCGCTTTGGCAGCAGTTTCAGGAAACCGGAGAGCTTGATTTTTCGTATGGCATTGCCGGCGTTTCCCGCTTTCGCTTAAACGTGTTTAAACAGCGGTCATGCGTGTCGCTCGCCGTGCGCCTCATCCCGGTGCGCATCCCGACGCTGGAGGAGCTTGGCCTGCCGGATGTCTTAAAGCGCATCGCCGAAAAGCCGCACGGACTCGTGCTTGTCACCGGACCGACCGGCAGCGGCAAATCGACGACATTGGCGGCGATGATCGACTATATGAACAAAACGATGTCGAAACATATCATCACGCTGGAAGATCCAATCGAGTATTTGCATAAACACGGGAAATCGATCATCGACCAACGCGAGGTGGGATTCGACACTGGCAGTTTTGCCGCCGGATTGCGCGCTGCGCTTCGTCAAGATCCAGACGTCATTTTAGTCGGGGAAATGCGCGATTTGGAAACAATCCAAACGGCAATCACCGCCGCGGAAACGGGCCATTTAGTGCTTGGCACGCTTCATACGGCGAGCGCGCCGGCGGCGATTGAGCGGATGATTGACGTCTTTCCGCCGGCCCAGCAGGCGCAAATCCGGCTGCAGCTTGCTTCCGTGCTCGTTGCCATCATCGCTCAGCGCTTGTTTCCAAACAGACACAAAACCGGGCGGACGGCAGCGCTGGAAATTTTAGTGAACAATGCGGCCGTCGCCAACTTAATCCGAAACGAAAAAGAACATCAAATCATCAACATTATGCAAACGAGCCGCAGCATCGGCATGCAGACGATGGAAATGAGCGTTAAGGAGCTTGCAGCCGATGGGCGCATCGATCCGCTGGCGGCTGAAGTGTATTTGGCGGGGGAGCGTGGGGACGATGGCGCAGTTTAA
- a CDS encoding GspE/PulE family protein: protein MSKKQERKRLGDLLVEAGLITESQLAEALREKAPGQKLGDALLQRGYITEQQLIEALEFQLGIPHVSLYRYPIDPKATNLVPKEFARRHMVMPLKVEGDRLLVAMADPMDFFAIDDLRLSTGFQIETAIASKDDILRAINKYYDIDEAFEDFLQTPPPEVRDDERAAEDDSPIVRLVNQILQLAVEQRASDIHIDPQETKVLIRYRIDGLLRTERALPKHMQSMLTARIKILANMDITEHRVPQDGRIKMDIDFHPVDLRVSTLPTVYGEKIVMRVLDLGAALNDIHKLGFNPVNLDRFIRLIERPNGIVLITGPTGSGKSSTLYAALNHLNSEHVNIITIEDPVEYQIEGVNQIQVNPNVGLTFAQGLRSILRQDPNIIMVGEIRDRETAEVAIRASLTGHLVLSTLHTNDALSTITRLIDMGIEPFLVATSLAGVVSQRLVRRVCRDCQEVYEPTKRERDIFARRGIEVHQLVRGRGCPMCNMTGYRGRLAIHELLVVTDEMRRVILNNEPFSKLRELALQNKMIFLLDDGLLKVKQGLTTLEEVLKVAILH from the coding sequence ATGAGCAAAAAGCAGGAACGGAAACGGCTTGGTGATTTGCTTGTCGAAGCGGGATTGATCACCGAAAGCCAGCTGGCCGAGGCGCTGCGCGAGAAGGCGCCCGGGCAAAAGCTCGGCGACGCCTTGTTGCAGCGCGGCTACATCACGGAACAGCAGCTGATTGAGGCGCTCGAGTTTCAGCTCGGCATTCCGCACGTCAGTTTGTACCGGTACCCGATCGATCCGAAAGCGACAAACCTCGTGCCGAAAGAGTTTGCCCGCCGCCATATGGTTATGCCGCTCAAGGTGGAAGGCGATCGGCTGCTCGTTGCCATGGCCGATCCAATGGACTTTTTTGCCATCGACGATTTGCGCCTGTCGACCGGGTTTCAAATTGAAACGGCGATCGCTTCAAAAGACGATATTTTGCGGGCGATCAATAAATATTACGACATCGACGAAGCATTTGAGGATTTTTTGCAAACGCCGCCGCCTGAGGTGCGCGACGACGAGCGGGCTGCTGAGGACGATTCTCCCATCGTTCGTTTGGTGAACCAAATTTTGCAGCTTGCTGTTGAACAGCGGGCGAGCGACATTCATATCGATCCACAGGAGACGAAAGTGCTCATCCGCTATCGGATCGACGGCCTGCTTCGCACCGAACGCGCGCTGCCGAAACATATGCAAAGCATGTTGACGGCGAGAATTAAAATTTTGGCCAATATGGACATCACCGAACACCGCGTGCCGCAAGACGGGCGGATCAAAATGGACATCGATTTTCATCCGGTCGATTTGCGCGTTTCAACGCTGCCGACCGTATACGGTGAGAAAATCGTCATGCGCGTCCTCGATTTGGGCGCAGCGTTAAACGATATTCATAAACTTGGTTTCAACCCGGTCAATTTAGATCGGTTCATCCGCTTGATCGAGCGGCCGAACGGCATCGTCTTGATCACCGGACCGACCGGTTCGGGGAAATCGTCGACGCTCTATGCGGCGCTCAACCATTTAAACAGCGAGCACGTGAACATTATTACGATTGAAGATCCAGTCGAATATCAGATCGAGGGCGTCAACCAAATTCAAGTCAACCCGAATGTCGGCTTGACGTTCGCCCAAGGGCTCCGCTCGATTTTGCGTCAAGACCCGAACATCATCATGGTTGGGGAGATTCGCGACCGCGAGACGGCGGAAGTGGCGATCCGCGCTTCGCTCACCGGTCATTTAGTGTTGAGCACGCTCCATACGAACGATGCATTAAGCACGATCACCCGCCTGATCGATATGGGGATTGAGCCGTTTTTAGTGGCCACATCGCTCGCCGGCGTTGTCTCGCAGCGGCTTGTGCGCCGCGTCTGCCGCGACTGCCAAGAGGTGTATGAGCCGACGAAGCGGGAGCGGGACATTTTCGCCCGCCGCGGCATTGAGGTTCATCAACTTGTCCGCGGCCGCGGCTGCCCGATGTGCAACATGACCGGTTACCGCGGACGGCTGGCGATTCACGAGCTGCTTGTTGTCACCGATGAGATGCGGCGCGTCATTTTAAACAACGAGCCGTTTTCGAAATTGCGCGAGCTTGCCCTGCAAAACAAAATGATTTTTTTGCTGGATGATGGGCTGTTGAAAGTGAAGCAAGGGTTGACCACGCTTGAAGAAGTGCTGAAAGTGGCCATTTTGCATTGA
- a CDS encoding G5 domain-containing protein: MKKAAAWKLFVVMAVCTVYFIAFSHLGTFAHDVLAPDDGRLGPGTAVGPVSLSGMTPERARQAVVERVNEWRATASISLQYQEKRIDLPADAFAFRLAESTKRFVDGRRTPLFVIADLEKCLQAAAAIVPPAALSALDIKKLGADLEGQAAQLQKPSSPIDLARYISFANGRQPVVSEAAASAPDSSAVRWLSGERRAVIKAKQLFSFGDYMKKVKADLSDEAADAIASAVYRAVLATNFTVVERYTSRMLPDGVTPGFEAPISGGRDLEWFNPNTTDYTLLLRHDGRKVRVAIIGLPFAYQYIIRLGEAESIEPRVIVRYDARLAPDEKRTEQIGRPGLVVTVEREVRDGARLVRKETVSEDFYPPTYTIHVRGLEVPESNVGQSGDGEGGTMEPANGVTENNGAANQPNSTAKNSGGNIESGTASKKGDEASNGESAPAAGSEEKTDAGGGEEK; the protein is encoded by the coding sequence GTGAAAAAGGCTGCCGCGTGGAAATTGTTTGTTGTCATGGCTGTTTGCACCGTTTATTTTATCGCTTTTTCGCATCTGGGCACCTTCGCCCATGATGTTTTGGCCCCGGATGACGGCCGCCTTGGCCCGGGCACGGCGGTCGGTCCGGTGTCACTCTCCGGCATGACGCCCGAAAGAGCCCGACAGGCGGTTGTCGAGCGGGTGAATGAGTGGCGGGCGACCGCTTCCATTTCTTTGCAGTACCAAGAAAAGCGCATTGACCTGCCGGCGGACGCGTTTGCGTTCCGTCTTGCCGAGAGCACGAAGCGGTTTGTCGACGGGAGGCGCACGCCGCTGTTTGTGATCGCTGATTTAGAAAAATGCCTCCAAGCGGCGGCAGCCATCGTTCCGCCGGCGGCGTTATCGGCGCTTGACATCAAGAAGCTTGGGGCGGATTTAGAGGGACAGGCGGCTCAGCTGCAAAAGCCATCATCTCCGATCGACTTGGCTCGCTACATATCGTTTGCAAACGGCCGGCAACCGGTCGTCAGCGAAGCGGCCGCATCGGCGCCTGACTCTTCGGCCGTCCGCTGGCTGTCTGGCGAGCGGCGCGCGGTGATCAAAGCGAAACAGCTGTTTTCGTTTGGCGATTATATGAAAAAGGTGAAGGCCGATTTGTCCGATGAAGCGGCCGATGCGATCGCTTCAGCGGTGTACCGGGCGGTGCTGGCGACCAATTTCACTGTCGTGGAGCGCTATACGAGCCGTATGTTGCCGGATGGAGTGACGCCCGGTTTTGAGGCGCCCATTAGCGGCGGCCGCGATTTGGAATGGTTCAACCCAAACACGACCGACTACACGCTTCTTCTCCGGCATGATGGACGAAAGGTGCGTGTTGCCATTATCGGGTTGCCGTTTGCCTATCAATATATCATTCGCCTAGGCGAGGCGGAGTCTATCGAACCGCGTGTCATCGTCCGCTATGACGCGCGCCTGGCGCCGGACGAGAAGAGGACGGAACAGATCGGGCGGCCGGGGCTGGTTGTGACGGTGGAACGCGAAGTGCGCGACGGCGCTCGGCTCGTGCGCAAAGAAACGGTGAGCGAAGATTTTTATCCGCCAACGTATACGATTCACGTGCGCGGCCTTGAAGTGCCGGAAAGCAATGTTGGGCAAAGCGGCGACGGAGAAGGCGGAACGATGGAGCCGGCGAATGGGGTGACGGAAAACAACGGAGCGGCGAACCAACCGAATTCGACTGCGAAAAACAGCGGCGGGAATATAGAGAGCGGGACCGCGTCAAAGAAAGGCGATGAGGCGAGCAACGGGGAATCGGCCCCCGCCGCTGGCAGTGAAGAGAAGACGGATGCGGGCGGAGGGGAGGAAAAATGA
- a CDS encoding PRC-barrel domain-containing protein has translation MKASAQIIGLPIISIADGAQIGTVKSLVINPDKGSIDFLTVEQDDVQLSLKAIPFKKVVGIGEFAVTVEQGHDVIDLSEIPIANQLVNKQIRIKNTKAITRKGQLLGEAREFFVDEESGDIVGIALQLEKGEAVLPASEVLTYGKDILIINDGANESLLDDPAQLLKAESIEPTGGMAEEDVSAQMEAMAESAENVEALQSLREKQVALLAGKRLTKDIYDADGRLMFKAGTLLGEEDVRKAQEAGPSVIVDVSMNVEA, from the coding sequence ATGAAAGCTAGCGCGCAAATCATTGGGCTGCCGATCATCAGCATTGCTGACGGTGCACAAATCGGCACGGTGAAAAGTTTGGTGATCAACCCGGACAAAGGATCGATCGATTTTTTGACTGTGGAACAAGACGATGTGCAACTCAGTTTAAAGGCCATTCCGTTTAAAAAAGTCGTCGGCATCGGCGAGTTTGCCGTGACGGTAGAGCAAGGGCACGATGTAATTGACCTCTCGGAAATTCCGATCGCCAATCAGCTCGTCAATAAGCAAATCCGGATTAAAAATACGAAAGCCATCACGCGAAAAGGGCAGCTGCTCGGCGAAGCCCGCGAGTTTTTCGTCGATGAAGAGTCAGGGGATATTGTCGGCATCGCTCTTCAGCTCGAGAAAGGGGAAGCGGTGCTGCCGGCCTCAGAAGTGTTGACGTACGGCAAAGATATTTTGATCATCAACGACGGAGCGAACGAGTCGCTTCTTGATGATCCGGCGCAGTTGTTGAAGGCAGAGAGCATCGAGCCAACCGGCGGCATGGCGGAAGAGGACGTTTCCGCGCAAATGGAGGCGATGGCCGAAAGCGCGGAAAATGTTGAAGCGCTGCAGTCGCTGAGGGAAAAACAAGTTGCGCTGTTAGCTGGAAAGCGGCTGACAAAAGATATTTATGATGCAGACGGCCGCCTGATGTTTAAAGCGGGCACTCTGCTTGGCGAAGAGGATGTGCGCAAGGCGCAAGAGGCGGGGCCAAGCGTCATCGTCGATGTCTCGATGAATGTGGAGGCGTAA